Proteins from a single region of Neodiprion virginianus isolate iyNeoVirg1 chromosome 4, iyNeoVirg1.1, whole genome shotgun sequence:
- the LOC124302231 gene encoding rho GDP-dissociation inhibitor 1 isoform X2, protein MSDPAADHINTPEEELEVEANYKPPPEKTIEQILEADKEDESLRKYKETLLGEAKAGAIVVEPDDPRKVIVKKLALCVTDRPDMELDLTGDLTQLKKQSFVIKEGVSYKIRIDFIVQREIVHGLKYVQKTYRLGVPVDRMTHMVGSYPPKSEIQSYTTPSEDAPAGVMARGSYTVNSLFTDDDKHEHLKWEWSFDIKKDWKE, encoded by the exons ATGTCAGACCCTGCGGCAGATCATATCAATACACCTGAGGAAGAGTTGGAAGTTGAAGCAAATTACAAACCTCCACCggaaaaaacaattgaacAGATTCTAGAGGCGGATAAGGAAGATGAAAGTTTGCGCAAGTACAAGGAAACTCTGCTGGGAGAGGCCAAAGCGGGTGCTATTGTCGTCG AGCCTGACGATCCAAGGAAGGTGATAGTGAAAAAACTTGCGCTTTGTGTTACGGATCGGCCCGATATGGAGCTGGATTTGACCGGAGACTTGACGCAGCTCAAAAAGCAGTCCTTTGTAATTAAGGAGGGCGTGAGCTATAAGATTCGAATTGATTTCATTGTTCAGAGAGAGATCGTTCACGGATTGAAATACGTGCAGAAAACCTATCGTCTCGGTGTGCCCG TTGACAGAATGACGCATATGGTGGGATCTTATCCTCCCAAATCAGAAATCCAGTCTTACACGACCCCGTCAGAAGATGCACCAGCCGGTGTGATGGCCAGAGGTTCCTATACAGTGAATTCCTTGTTCACGGACGACGATAAACACGAACACTTGAAGTGGGAGTGGTCTTTTGACATCAAGAAGGACTGGAaggagtaa
- the LOC124302200 gene encoding dynein axonemal assembly factor 5 isoform X1 → MSSTENIQLGRISVALQAEDKRRRKAALQELDDLVFGKNEPMNVDEVAEVWEIMHHNLVRALNDQAEACRDFSINLLKKFFGVLTPCEKNIIYVIPMATRRLGSQEIVEPSEEVRLNFVTLLRTVIQHYKDYLSAYLGDFITILGRTVTDNYPSVKKESCTCISELAKTIPNSFYNHCDSLVKPVLTNFAHQHYKVRVASVNTIGDVVQYGNNKIIEIVATPMAERLFDQSGGVRMAVVEVAGKWLLKLGDRYSWWHKLIPLLLTGLHDEVEVIRNTARKLWEAVGEQYIKENDNDEKLRDKLDYLGKDPEHYPSNIVRPNLGCRTITQQNLCKLVGGIGVELGDWMADIRVRSAQLLCVLVLNVEQDVTQHIEKILPSMYRACNDEDKRVVENVELAAEYMGYFVPPDVYCHLVLPTLEENPTPGHFRVFSAILRGSNRKLLVPKLEIIGGFLQQAPICRGKNFQYQKQILQCCKSLMIVCQENCQQVSRDLFTVIFTVLSLAADEEIRQESFKLLEKLAEIEDLPNVEELYECQLRSLLKLIESNRESWTIYSSELLILRACLVYTGSAASQHLDLILPMLKQTMGKEADPELRLEQFLLLSNYLMRRQENLRKTENLSEFITTILDEIILPSLVWSAGRTAEAIRTAAVCCLCTALDENPNYSENSTSKFGAIETNKLKEMEENENELSIMGMCEKESELECEKITKSDEQFAKKCLEVGTNKTIYELQLFPDTALFLKFFNNVMPILTSLVDDNAKKTRLYSLRAICQIMSIGEQLSCLNDEHVHQVYPVVLKRLDDGCDDVRFVAVRTLRLVWAVAPKDYDIVFSKSHIDTLYTSTIVHLDDPDPKFQEITLETMKPLAKLHPELLAQKIQSCKGNFRNQRSLEVLLEYTYDLLSRKS, encoded by the exons ATGTCAAGCACCGAGAACATTCAACTTGGCAGAATCAGCGTGGCTCTCCAGGCGGAGGATAAGCGGCGGAGAAAAGCGGCCTTGCAGGAACTCGATGACCTGGTGTTTGGAAAGAATGAACCGATGAATGTTGACGAGGTAGCAGAAGTATGGGAAATCATGCACCATAATCTTGTGAGAGCATTAAACGATCAAGCTGAAGCGTGTCGAGATTTTTCCATCAACTTGCTTAAGAAGTTCTTTGGGGTTCTAACACCctgtgaaaaaaacataatatacGTGATACCGATGGCAACTAGACGCCTGGGATCACAGGAGATTGTCGAACCTTCGGAAGAAGTCAGACTCAATTTTGTTACACTTTTGAGGACAGTCATTCAACACTACAAGGACTACCTGTCGGCTTACTTGGGAGATTTCATCACAATATTAGGCAGAACAGTCACTGACAATTATCCAAGCGTTAAGAAAGAGAGCTGTACATGCATATCCGAACTTGCCAAAACCATTCCAAACTCTTTTTACAATCATTGTGATAGCTTGGTTAAACCTGTACTGACTAACTTCGCGCATCAACACTACAAAGTCAGAGTAGCCTCGGTTAATACAATTGGCGATGTTGTTCAATAtggaaataacaaaataattgaaatagtCGCTACGCCAATGGCTGAACGGCTTTTTGATCAGAGCGGAGGTGTTCGAATGG CTGTTGTTGAAGTCGCGGGAAAATGGCTCCTGAAACTCGGAGACAGATATAGCTGGTGGCATAAGTTGATTCCGCTACTTTTGACCGGGCTTCATGATGAAGTAGAAGTAATTAGGAACACAGCGAGAAAACTGTGGGAAGCAGTCGGAGAGCAGTATATTAAGGAGAACGACAATGACGAGAAACTGAGGGATAAATTGGATTATCTTGGAAAAGACCCGGAGCATTATCCTTCAAATA TTGTCCGGCCCAATTTGGGATGCCGGACAATAACTCAACAAAATCTTTGCAAGCTTGTCGGTGGCATTGGAGTCGAACTTGGAGACTGGATGGCTGACATAAGAGTTCGGTCAGCCCAGCTACTTTGCGTTTTGGTTTTAAACGTAGAACAAGATGTGACGCAACATATAGAGAAGATCTTACCGTCTATGTATCG AGCGTGCAACGACGAGGATAAGAGAGTGGTTGAAAATGTTGAACTTGCTGCTGAATACATGGGATATTTTGTGCCGCCGGATGTATACTGTCATTTGGTTTTACCTACACTGGAGGAGAATCCTACACCTGGTCACTTCAGAGTCTTTTCCGCAATACTGCGAGGAAGTAATCGCAAATTACTTGTTCCGAAGCTTGAAATCATTGGTGGCTTTTTGCAACAAGCTCCCATCTGTCGGGGcaagaattttcaatatcaaaaacaaattctCCAGTGCTGCAAATCACTTATGATTGTATGCCAAGAG AACTGTCAGCAAGTTTCACGCGATCTATTCACTGTCATATTTACAGTACTGTCTCTGGCTGCTGATGAAGAAATTCGACAGGAGAGTTTCAAATTGTTGGAAAAGTTGGCTGAAATAGAAGACTTGCCAAATGTGGAAGAACTGTACGAATGCCAGCTGAGATCATTACTAAAACTTATAGAAAGTAATCGTGAATCATGGACGATTTACAGTTCGGAACTTTTGATCTTGCGAGCCTGTTTGGTATACACTGGTTCTGCAGCTTCTCAGCATTTAGATCTCATACTACCAATGTTGAAACAGACAATGGGCAAAGAAGCTGATCCGGAACTACGACTTGAGCAGTTTCTCCTTCTTTCCAACTATCTAATGCGAAGGCAAGAGAATTTGCGAAAGACTGAGAATCTATCAGAGTTTATAACTACAATTCTCGATGAGATAATCCTACCAAGCTTAGTCTGGTCAGCTGGGAGAACTGCCGAAGCTATTCGTACAGCAGCCGTGTGTTGCCTTTGCACAGCATTGGATGAAAATCCGAATTATTCCGAGAATAGCACGTCTAAATTTGGAGCTATTGAAACGAacaaattgaaagaaatggaagaaaatgaGAACGAACTGTCAATAATGGGTATgtgtgaaaaagaaagtgaaTTGGAGTGTgagaaaattacgaaaagcgATGAGCAATTTGCAAAAAAGTGTTTAGAAGTAGGGACTAATAAGACCATATATGAGCTGCAACTGTTTCCAGATACTGCATTGTTTCTGAAATTCTTTAATAACGTTATGCCCATTTTGACAAGCCTGGTAGACGACAACGCAAAGAAAACAAGGCTGTATTCTCTGCGAGCTATTTGCCAAATTATGTCAATTGGTGAGCAACTCTCTTGTTTGAACGACGAGCACGTTCATCAGGTTTACCCCGTGGTATTAAAAAGATTGGACGATGGTTGTGACGATGTACGATTCGTGGCTGTCAGAACTCTGAGGCTTGTTTGGGCAGTCGCCCCAAAAGATTATGACATTGTGTTCAGCAAAAGTCACATTGACACCTTGTATACCAGCACAATAGTCCACCTCGATGACCCTGATCCAAAATTCCAAGAGATTACGCTCG AAACGATGAAACCACTGGCCAAACTTCACCCTGAGCTTTTGGCCCAAAAGATTCAAAGTTGCAAAGGGAATTTCCGGAATCAGAGGAGCTTGGAGGTGTTGCTAGAATACACATACGATCTGTTGTCGAGAAAGTCATAA
- the LOC124302200 gene encoding dynein axonemal assembly factor 5 isoform X2: MSSTENIQLGRISVALQAEDKRRRKAALQELDDLVFGKNEPMNVDEVAEVWEIMHHNLVRALNDQAEACRDFSINLLKKFFGVLTPCEKNIIYVIPMATRRLGSQEIVEPSEEVRLNFVTLLRTVIQHYKDYLSAYLGDFITILGRTVTDNYPSVKKESCTCISELAKTIPNSFYNHCDSLVKPVLTNFAHQHYKVRVASVNTIGDVVQYGNNKIIEIVATPMAERLFDQSGGVRMAVVEVAGKWLLKLGDRYSWWHKLIPLLLTGLHDEVEVIRNTARKLWEAVGEQYIKENDNDEKLRDKLDYLGKDPEHYPSNIVRPNLGCRTITQQNLCKLVGGIGVELGDWMADIRVRSAQLLCVLVLNVEQDVTQHIEKILPSMYRACNDEDKRVVENVELAAEYMGYFVPPDVYCHLVLPTLEENPTPGHFRVFSAILRGSNRKLLVPKLEIIGGFLQQAPICRGKNFQYQKQILQCCKSLMIVCQENCQQVSRDLFTVIFTVLSLAADEEIRQESFKLLEKLAEIEDLPNVEELYECQLRSLLKLIESNRESWTIYSSELLILRACLVYTGSAASQHLDLILPMLKQTMGKEADPELRLEQFLLLSNYLMRRQENLRKTENLSEFITTILDEIILPSLVWSAGRTAEAIRTAAVCCLCTALDENPNYSENSTSKFGAIETNKLKEMEENENELSIMDTALFLKFFNNVMPILTSLVDDNAKKTRLYSLRAICQIMSIGEQLSCLNDEHVHQVYPVVLKRLDDGCDDVRFVAVRTLRLVWAVAPKDYDIVFSKSHIDTLYTSTIVHLDDPDPKFQEITLETMKPLAKLHPELLAQKIQSCKGNFRNQRSLEVLLEYTYDLLSRKS, encoded by the exons ATGTCAAGCACCGAGAACATTCAACTTGGCAGAATCAGCGTGGCTCTCCAGGCGGAGGATAAGCGGCGGAGAAAAGCGGCCTTGCAGGAACTCGATGACCTGGTGTTTGGAAAGAATGAACCGATGAATGTTGACGAGGTAGCAGAAGTATGGGAAATCATGCACCATAATCTTGTGAGAGCATTAAACGATCAAGCTGAAGCGTGTCGAGATTTTTCCATCAACTTGCTTAAGAAGTTCTTTGGGGTTCTAACACCctgtgaaaaaaacataatatacGTGATACCGATGGCAACTAGACGCCTGGGATCACAGGAGATTGTCGAACCTTCGGAAGAAGTCAGACTCAATTTTGTTACACTTTTGAGGACAGTCATTCAACACTACAAGGACTACCTGTCGGCTTACTTGGGAGATTTCATCACAATATTAGGCAGAACAGTCACTGACAATTATCCAAGCGTTAAGAAAGAGAGCTGTACATGCATATCCGAACTTGCCAAAACCATTCCAAACTCTTTTTACAATCATTGTGATAGCTTGGTTAAACCTGTACTGACTAACTTCGCGCATCAACACTACAAAGTCAGAGTAGCCTCGGTTAATACAATTGGCGATGTTGTTCAATAtggaaataacaaaataattgaaatagtCGCTACGCCAATGGCTGAACGGCTTTTTGATCAGAGCGGAGGTGTTCGAATGG CTGTTGTTGAAGTCGCGGGAAAATGGCTCCTGAAACTCGGAGACAGATATAGCTGGTGGCATAAGTTGATTCCGCTACTTTTGACCGGGCTTCATGATGAAGTAGAAGTAATTAGGAACACAGCGAGAAAACTGTGGGAAGCAGTCGGAGAGCAGTATATTAAGGAGAACGACAATGACGAGAAACTGAGGGATAAATTGGATTATCTTGGAAAAGACCCGGAGCATTATCCTTCAAATA TTGTCCGGCCCAATTTGGGATGCCGGACAATAACTCAACAAAATCTTTGCAAGCTTGTCGGTGGCATTGGAGTCGAACTTGGAGACTGGATGGCTGACATAAGAGTTCGGTCAGCCCAGCTACTTTGCGTTTTGGTTTTAAACGTAGAACAAGATGTGACGCAACATATAGAGAAGATCTTACCGTCTATGTATCG AGCGTGCAACGACGAGGATAAGAGAGTGGTTGAAAATGTTGAACTTGCTGCTGAATACATGGGATATTTTGTGCCGCCGGATGTATACTGTCATTTGGTTTTACCTACACTGGAGGAGAATCCTACACCTGGTCACTTCAGAGTCTTTTCCGCAATACTGCGAGGAAGTAATCGCAAATTACTTGTTCCGAAGCTTGAAATCATTGGTGGCTTTTTGCAACAAGCTCCCATCTGTCGGGGcaagaattttcaatatcaaaaacaaattctCCAGTGCTGCAAATCACTTATGATTGTATGCCAAGAG AACTGTCAGCAAGTTTCACGCGATCTATTCACTGTCATATTTACAGTACTGTCTCTGGCTGCTGATGAAGAAATTCGACAGGAGAGTTTCAAATTGTTGGAAAAGTTGGCTGAAATAGAAGACTTGCCAAATGTGGAAGAACTGTACGAATGCCAGCTGAGATCATTACTAAAACTTATAGAAAGTAATCGTGAATCATGGACGATTTACAGTTCGGAACTTTTGATCTTGCGAGCCTGTTTGGTATACACTGGTTCTGCAGCTTCTCAGCATTTAGATCTCATACTACCAATGTTGAAACAGACAATGGGCAAAGAAGCTGATCCGGAACTACGACTTGAGCAGTTTCTCCTTCTTTCCAACTATCTAATGCGAAGGCAAGAGAATTTGCGAAAGACTGAGAATCTATCAGAGTTTATAACTACAATTCTCGATGAGATAATCCTACCAAGCTTAGTCTGGTCAGCTGGGAGAACTGCCGAAGCTATTCGTACAGCAGCCGTGTGTTGCCTTTGCACAGCATTGGATGAAAATCCGAATTATTCCGAGAATAGCACGTCTAAATTTGGAGCTATTGAAACGAacaaattgaaagaaatggaagaaaatgaGAACGAACTGTCAATAATGG ATACTGCATTGTTTCTGAAATTCTTTAATAACGTTATGCCCATTTTGACAAGCCTGGTAGACGACAACGCAAAGAAAACAAGGCTGTATTCTCTGCGAGCTATTTGCCAAATTATGTCAATTGGTGAGCAACTCTCTTGTTTGAACGACGAGCACGTTCATCAGGTTTACCCCGTGGTATTAAAAAGATTGGACGATGGTTGTGACGATGTACGATTCGTGGCTGTCAGAACTCTGAGGCTTGTTTGGGCAGTCGCCCCAAAAGATTATGACATTGTGTTCAGCAAAAGTCACATTGACACCTTGTATACCAGCACAATAGTCCACCTCGATGACCCTGATCCAAAATTCCAAGAGATTACGCTCG AAACGATGAAACCACTGGCCAAACTTCACCCTGAGCTTTTGGCCCAAAAGATTCAAAGTTGCAAAGGGAATTTCCGGAATCAGAGGAGCTTGGAGGTGTTGCTAGAATACACATACGATCTGTTGTCGAGAAAGTCATAA
- the LOC124302231 gene encoding rho GDP-dissociation inhibitor 1 isoform X1, with translation MSDPAADHINTPEEELEVEANYKPPPEKTIEQILEADKEDESLRKYKETLLGEAKAGAIVVEPDDPRKVIVKKLALCVTDRPDMELDLTGDLTQLKKQSFVIKEGVSYKIRIDFIVQREIVHGLKYVQKTYRLGVPGVTVDRMTHMVGSYPPKSEIQSYTTPSEDAPAGVMARGSYTVNSLFTDDDKHEHLKWEWSFDIKKDWKE, from the exons ATGTCAGACCCTGCGGCAGATCATATCAATACACCTGAGGAAGAGTTGGAAGTTGAAGCAAATTACAAACCTCCACCggaaaaaacaattgaacAGATTCTAGAGGCGGATAAGGAAGATGAAAGTTTGCGCAAGTACAAGGAAACTCTGCTGGGAGAGGCCAAAGCGGGTGCTATTGTCGTCG AGCCTGACGATCCAAGGAAGGTGATAGTGAAAAAACTTGCGCTTTGTGTTACGGATCGGCCCGATATGGAGCTGGATTTGACCGGAGACTTGACGCAGCTCAAAAAGCAGTCCTTTGTAATTAAGGAGGGCGTGAGCTATAAGATTCGAATTGATTTCATTGTTCAGAGAGAGATCGTTCACGGATTGAAATACGTGCAGAAAACCTATCGTCTCGGTGTGCCCG GAGTCACAG TTGACAGAATGACGCATATGGTGGGATCTTATCCTCCCAAATCAGAAATCCAGTCTTACACGACCCCGTCAGAAGATGCACCAGCCGGTGTGATGGCCAGAGGTTCCTATACAGTGAATTCCTTGTTCACGGACGACGATAAACACGAACACTTGAAGTGGGAGTGGTCTTTTGACATCAAGAAGGACTGGAaggagtaa